The following proteins come from a genomic window of Sphingomonas japonica:
- a CDS encoding flagellar motor switch protein FliM, which yields MVNSTATTASADRRSRQRTSAEHVSTLGAANLNPFGDLHTLQHLSTRLARSLRGVFEPMLRKGVRSWVEPIVVQRFADYVAEREPGLTGWVPMTMVPGNGAALMVIDGKFALEALDLFFGGTGDAPHPLPGEFSPAAETMVKRIAGQITGPLRNAWEPVSRIEFAVGNVELNASMLADLDGDDAMIVSRFGIAPEGVKPVFLDIVYPVAGLKPHGPSINAKVHGRSADPEPKWQNGLTRAAMGVRFEVRSVLAEPTISLGRLLELTEGDVIPISFGQFVPIMVAANRLGTGVVGTSNGKAAIRIHQLERLDEEDFQ from the coding sequence ATGGTTAACAGCACCGCAACCACGGCATCGGCCGACCGGCGTTCGCGCCAGCGCACCAGCGCGGAGCATGTCTCCACGCTGGGCGCGGCGAACCTGAATCCGTTCGGCGACCTGCACACGCTCCAGCACCTCTCGACCCGGCTCGCACGCAGCTTGCGCGGCGTGTTCGAGCCGATGCTGCGCAAGGGCGTGCGCAGCTGGGTCGAGCCGATCGTGGTGCAGCGCTTCGCCGATTATGTCGCCGAGCGTGAGCCGGGACTGACCGGCTGGGTGCCGATGACGATGGTGCCCGGCAATGGCGCGGCGCTCATGGTGATCGACGGCAAGTTCGCGCTGGAGGCGCTCGACCTGTTCTTCGGCGGCACCGGCGATGCTCCACACCCGCTGCCTGGCGAATTCTCTCCGGCGGCCGAAACCATGGTCAAGCGTATCGCGGGCCAGATCACCGGCCCGCTGCGCAACGCCTGGGAACCGGTCTCCCGGATCGAATTCGCGGTCGGCAATGTCGAACTGAACGCGTCCATGCTCGCCGATCTCGACGGCGACGACGCGATGATCGTCAGCCGTTTCGGCATTGCGCCCGAAGGCGTCAAGCCGGTGTTCCTCGACATTGTCTATCCGGTCGCGGGACTGAAGCCGCACGGCCCGTCGATCAACGCCAAGGTCCATGGCCGGTCGGCCGATCCCGAACCGAAATGGCAGAACGGCCTGACCCGCGCCGCGATGGGCGTGCGCTTCGAGGTCCGGTCGGTTCTCGCCGAACCAACCATCTCGCTCGGCCGCCTGCTCGAACTCACCGAAGGCGACGTCATTCCGATCAGTTTCGGCCAATTCGTGCCGATCATGGTCGCTGCCAATCGGCTCGGTACCGGCGTCGTCGGCACGTCGAACGGCAAGGCCGCGATCCGCATCCATCAGCTCGAACGTCTCGACGAAGAGGACTTCCAATGA
- a CDS encoding flagellar hook-length control protein FliK, which translates to MPDAPTTSAEVAPTAARLIADDEALDLVPPALAEDSPHPAAHPGHDGTSQPHTVSPAPIALALRITGIIRGTVAPDPQSDVIKLPNDEGAAPGAGESAATAKDLPANSLDRSFPPPEIVQPVRALPETIAPPASEVDADPDTPDADPGADVETDDRTATAPLGLPPEIALQGLPQPAAPDVPVTPAAAAIRTPALGIDDAPLPRLAPTFAEVGNMRSSAADAAIVAGAETLPGAQASVPEAREATASTRYTAPGETAGSPATADRKSRVATDGAVRSQPEPPLAQAPPTASLKRGTTSIGRTAALDASLLPTPAQLPSMSANHAPRPAALPDIHSIAHPDSLAADGRASGPRRTSQHVALQAIESSIAAIRPRSIFQAASGHPTRLATMATAAPVEAAPSAPVPPPASSVAVPASPIQAVPPTPLDGAELVRTPVTVRGDAAVDAPSALPAPASMPRTEPVAVPAGQAFASAVFAAVETVRHKPAPRGSVAELAMIAGIDLSSSSTTSSIIAPAAAATLDTSRADWMGDMIDRIEMLTAAVGIERRETRVRLNPDQLGSVEIAIERDGDTTNLRFTAETAATRTLLADAVPRLAEIADARGLRLGQTQVDLGGNAAQSNAQHQRQPEPQGQANRTPAPATPAADDAAEPTDRLA; encoded by the coding sequence TTGCCGGATGCGCCGACGACAAGCGCCGAGGTTGCGCCGACGGCCGCCCGCCTGATCGCCGATGATGAAGCGCTAGACCTTGTGCCGCCCGCTCTGGCCGAAGACAGCCCGCATCCAGCGGCGCATCCAGGCCACGACGGTACAAGCCAGCCCCATACCGTATCCCCCGCTCCGATCGCGCTCGCGTTGCGCATTACCGGAATCATTCGAGGGACGGTCGCACCGGACCCGCAAAGCGATGTGATCAAGCTGCCGAACGATGAAGGCGCCGCGCCCGGGGCCGGCGAGTCCGCAGCCACGGCCAAAGATTTGCCTGCAAACAGCCTCGACCGGTCCTTTCCGCCGCCCGAGATTGTCCAACCCGTCAGAGCTCTGCCCGAGACCATCGCGCCCCCCGCTTCCGAGGTCGATGCGGATCCGGACACGCCAGACGCCGATCCGGGCGCCGATGTCGAGACCGACGATCGCACCGCGACCGCGCCGCTTGGTCTTCCGCCCGAAATCGCGTTGCAGGGTCTGCCCCAGCCCGCTGCGCCGGATGTGCCCGTTACTCCCGCAGCGGCCGCAATCCGCACGCCCGCGCTCGGGATCGACGATGCACCGCTCCCAAGGCTGGCCCCGACGTTTGCCGAGGTGGGGAACATGCGAAGCTCGGCCGCCGATGCGGCGATTGTCGCCGGTGCCGAAACCCTTCCGGGCGCGCAGGCGTCCGTTCCGGAAGCGCGGGAAGCGACCGCTTCGACCCGCTACACGGCACCGGGCGAAACCGCTGGTTCGCCAGCAACGGCAGATCGGAAATCTAGGGTGGCGACGGACGGCGCTGTTCGGTCGCAGCCCGAGCCCCCTCTGGCGCAAGCACCTCCAACCGCTTCGCTAAAACGCGGGACGACTAGCATCGGCCGGACTGCGGCGCTTGACGCATCGCTGCTGCCAACTCCGGCACAACTGCCGTCGATGTCGGCCAACCACGCGCCACGGCCAGCAGCGTTGCCCGATATCCATTCTATCGCGCACCCCGATTCCTTAGCCGCCGATGGCCGCGCATCCGGCCCCCGCCGGACATCGCAGCATGTGGCGCTTCAAGCCATCGAAAGCAGCATAGCTGCAATTCGACCTCGATCCATTTTCCAGGCTGCTTCCGGGCATCCAACTCGACTTGCGACGATGGCCACAGCAGCGCCAGTTGAGGCTGCACCATCCGCTCCAGTCCCCCCGCCGGCATCTTCGGTCGCCGTCCCCGCATCGCCGATCCAGGCCGTACCACCGACTCCGCTCGATGGTGCGGAGTTGGTCCGGACACCTGTGACGGTACGCGGCGATGCTGCTGTCGATGCTCCAAGTGCCCTTCCGGCACCCGCTTCAATGCCGCGCACCGAACCGGTCGCCGTTCCCGCCGGCCAGGCTTTTGCCAGCGCCGTGTTCGCCGCGGTCGAAACCGTTCGCCACAAACCCGCTCCACGCGGAAGCGTTGCCGAACTGGCGATGATCGCCGGAATCGATCTGTCGTCTTCGTCGACCACATCCTCGATCATTGCACCCGCCGCCGCCGCCACGCTCGACACCAGCCGCGCCGATTGGATGGGCGACATGATCGACCGGATCGAGATGCTGACCGCCGCTGTCGGCATCGAACGCCGCGAGACGCGCGTGCGGCTCAATCCCGACCAGCTCGGCAGCGTCGAGATCGCGATCGAACGCGATGGCGACACCACCAACCTGCGTTTCACGGCCGAGACCGCGGCGACGCGCACGCTGCTCGCCGACGCCGTGCCGCGGCTGGCCGAGATCGCAGACGCGCGCGGGCTGCGGCTTGGCCAGACCCAAGTCGATTTGGGCGGCAACGCCGCGCAATCGAACGCGCAGCACCAGCGCCAACCCGAACCGCAGGGCCAAGCCAATCGCACGCCCGCTCCCGCCACCCCGGCCGCCGATGACGCGGCCGAGCCGACCGACCGCCTAGCATGA
- a CDS encoding FliH/SctL family protein: MHSFQAGFASRHDSASAALARVFGPPDDFAPIESIVRGPRPKPAAAAPKGFSPEPAGPKHFSPADAESNPTEGWDVFDSSPAQETNFVDPIAAAQAAGYIEGLDAGRAEAAAELARDQSLTGRLAEALTGASRIDRDRLAGHLRTTVLHLVTRLVGEIGVAPALLEARIESAIDLLADSAEAAVLRLHPEDMALVEGALPKSVFAAGDIGVQRGSFVLESATTVVEDGPELWIEQLTDAIEHAPLPPAC, from the coding sequence ATGCATAGCTTCCAAGCGGGCTTCGCCAGCCGCCACGATTCCGCGTCCGCCGCGCTCGCTCGCGTGTTCGGCCCACCCGACGATTTCGCGCCAATCGAATCGATCGTGCGCGGCCCACGTCCGAAGCCCGCCGCTGCTGCGCCCAAGGGATTCAGCCCCGAACCCGCCGGGCCCAAGCATTTCTCTCCTGCCGATGCGGAGAGCAATCCCACCGAGGGCTGGGACGTCTTCGACAGCAGTCCAGCGCAGGAAACGAACTTCGTCGATCCAATCGCGGCTGCGCAGGCTGCAGGCTATATCGAAGGCCTCGACGCAGGCCGCGCCGAAGCCGCCGCCGAACTCGCCCGCGACCAGTCGCTGACCGGCAGGCTTGCCGAAGCGCTGACCGGCGCGAGCCGCATCGACCGCGACCGGCTGGCGGGGCATCTGCGCACCACCGTGCTCCACCTCGTCACCCGGCTGGTCGGCGAGATCGGTGTCGCGCCGGCGCTTCTCGAAGCCCGGATCGAAAGTGCGATTGATCTGCTCGCCGACAGTGCCGAGGCCGCGGTGCTGCGCCTCCATCCCGAAGACATGGCGCTGGTCGAAGGCGCGCTTCCCAAATCGGTGTTCGCGGCAGGCGATATCGGCGTCCAACGCGGCAGCTTCGTGCTGGAATCGGCGACGACCGTCGTCGAGGACGGTCCCGAATTGTGGATCGAGCAGCTGACCGACGCCATCGAACACGCACCGCTTCCACCCGCATGCTGA
- a CDS encoding FliI/YscN family ATPase → MLNRFTEEYLDTLGCRDFVARPRVSGRLASYDGLLMEAIGLSLPVGTVCEIGAGTKQRVEAEVIGFRAGRTLMMNLGGPAALLPNTPVRPIGAPGEAQVGPAMLGRVVDGAGKPIDGKGPIRGAASWPLAGKLQSPLDRGRVLQPMDVGVRAINGLLTIGQGQRVGIMAGSGVGKSVLLGMIVRAAEADVVVVGLIGERSREVADFLETKIFGAARDRSVVVAVPANHSPVLRIRGALRATAIAEAFRAEGKKVLLIMDSLTRVAHAGREIGLALGEPASARGYPPSAIAMLPSLIERAGTCVSSGGSITAIYTVLADGDDGNDPVVDSARSILDGHIVLSRSLAERGVYPAIDLGPSVSRVMTDIAGKAHVKAARVLRRHLATYEENRDLVLMGAYRAGADPAIDTAIACHDTILDYIRQDADAVVTLDDAVTELTGVFGDG, encoded by the coding sequence ATGCTGAACCGTTTCACCGAAGAATATCTCGATACGCTGGGCTGCCGCGATTTCGTGGCCAGACCCCGCGTGTCCGGCAGGCTCGCTTCCTATGACGGCCTGCTGATGGAAGCGATCGGACTGTCGCTGCCGGTCGGCACCGTGTGCGAGATCGGCGCCGGCACCAAACAGCGCGTGGAGGCCGAAGTGATCGGCTTTCGCGCCGGTCGCACCCTGATGATGAACCTGGGCGGCCCCGCCGCGCTGCTCCCAAACACACCCGTCCGTCCGATCGGTGCGCCTGGCGAGGCGCAGGTCGGCCCGGCGATGCTCGGCCGCGTCGTCGATGGCGCGGGCAAACCGATCGACGGCAAGGGACCGATTCGCGGCGCCGCCAGCTGGCCGCTCGCGGGCAAGCTGCAATCCCCGCTCGACCGCGGCCGCGTCCTGCAGCCGATGGACGTGGGCGTCCGCGCCATCAACGGACTGTTGACGATCGGCCAGGGCCAGCGCGTCGGCATCATGGCGGGCTCAGGCGTGGGCAAGTCGGTGCTGCTCGGCATGATCGTGCGCGCCGCCGAAGCGGACGTCGTCGTCGTCGGCCTGATCGGCGAACGCAGCCGCGAAGTCGCCGACTTTCTCGAGACCAAGATATTCGGTGCCGCGCGCGATCGTTCGGTCGTCGTCGCGGTCCCCGCCAACCATTCGCCCGTCCTGCGCATCCGCGGCGCGCTGCGCGCCACCGCGATCGCCGAGGCGTTTCGCGCCGAGGGCAAGAAGGTCCTGCTGATCATGGATTCGCTGACCCGCGTCGCGCACGCCGGACGCGAGATCGGGCTGGCGCTGGGTGAACCGGCATCGGCTCGCGGCTATCCGCCATCGGCGATCGCGATGCTGCCCAGCCTGATCGAGCGCGCGGGTACTTGCGTTTCCTCCGGCGGATCGATCACCGCGATCTACACCGTGCTGGCCGATGGCGACGACGGCAACGACCCGGTGGTCGATTCGGCGCGCTCGATCCTCGACGGGCATATCGTGCTGTCGCGCAGCCTCGCCGAGCGCGGCGTCTATCCGGCAATCGACCTTGGCCCGTCGGTCAGCCGGGTAATGACCGACATCGCCGGCAAAGCGCATGTAAAAGCCGCGCGCGTGCTGCGCCGCCACCTCGCCACCTACGAGGAGAATCGCGACCTGGTACTGATGGGCGCCTATCGCGCCGGCGCCGACCCCGCGATCGACACCGCCATCGCCTGCCACGACACGATCCTCGACTATATCCGCCAGGATGCCGATGCTGTGGTGACGCTCGACGACGCCGTCACCGAGCTGACCGGCGTGTTCGGCGACGGTTAG
- a CDS encoding flagellar basal body-associated FliL family protein, whose translation MSDTPETAAPAKKKGKLMKFLLIGVGAIALLGGGVAGGLYASGNLGGGDHAEAEADTPRLVPKDEEKRAAAPEGESGGEEGAAAKAEGMPTPKGSGGDKYASNYYAMEKEFTSNLLDSVHFVQVGIAVSTPYDDRVIENIKTHEIAVRSAVLMALGETDEEAVFTTQGKTALQKRLAAAINATLKEKEGFGGVGNVYFTNFVVQ comes from the coding sequence ATGAGTGACACGCCCGAAACTGCCGCGCCCGCCAAGAAAAAGGGCAAGCTGATGAAATTCCTGTTGATCGGCGTCGGCGCGATCGCGTTGCTCGGCGGCGGGGTCGCCGGCGGCCTTTATGCCAGCGGCAACCTTGGCGGCGGCGATCATGCCGAGGCCGAGGCCGACACCCCGCGCCTCGTCCCCAAGGACGAAGAGAAGCGCGCCGCCGCGCCCGAAGGCGAATCGGGCGGCGAGGAAGGCGCAGCCGCCAAGGCGGAGGGCATGCCCACCCCCAAGGGTTCGGGCGGCGACAAATATGCGTCGAACTATTACGCGATGGAAAAGGAGTTCACCTCGAACCTCCTCGACAGCGTCCATTTCGTCCAGGTCGGCATCGCGGTGTCAACGCCTTATGACGATCGCGTCATCGAAAACATCAAGACGCACGAGATTGCCGTGCGTTCGGCTGTGCTGATGGCGCTCGGCGAGACCGACGAGGAAGCCGTCTTCACCACCCAGGGCAAGACCGCACTGCAGAAGCGCCTTGCCGCCGCCATCAACGCGACGCTGAAGGAAAAGGAAGGTTTCGGCGGCGTCGGTAACGTCTACTTTACCAATTTTGTTGTTCAGTGA